The following proteins come from a genomic window of Streptomyces sp. NBC_01716:
- the ilvN gene encoding acetolactate synthase small subunit yields the protein MSSKHTLSVLVENTPGILARIAALFSRRGFNIDSLAVGVTEHPDISRITIVVNVEDLPLEQVTKQLNKLINVLKIVELEPGAAIQRELVLVKVRADNETRSQIVEIVQLFRAKTVDVSPEAVTIEATGSSDKLDAMLKMLEQFGIKELVQSGTIAIGRGARSITDRSLRALDRSA from the coding sequence ATGTCTTCCAAGCACACCCTCTCCGTCCTGGTGGAGAACACCCCCGGCATCCTCGCCAGGATCGCCGCGCTGTTCTCCCGGCGCGGGTTCAACATCGACTCACTCGCGGTGGGTGTCACCGAGCACCCCGACATCTCCCGCATCACCATCGTGGTCAATGTCGAGGACCTGCCGCTCGAACAGGTCACCAAACAGCTCAACAAGCTGATCAACGTCCTGAAGATCGTCGAACTCGAGCCCGGCGCCGCGATCCAGCGCGAGCTCGTCCTGGTGAAGGTCCGCGCCGACAACGAGACCCGCTCCCAGATCGTCGAGATCGTGCAGCTCTTCCGCGCCAAGACGGTGGACGTCTCACCCGAGGCCGTCACCATCGAGGCCACCGGATCGAGTGACAAGCTCGACGCCATGCTGAAGATGCTGGAGCAGTTCGGCATCAAGGAACTCGTCCAGTCCGGCACGATCGCCATAGGGCGCGGCGCACGGTCCATCACGGACCGCAGCCTGCGGGCGCTCGACCGCAGCGCGTAG
- a CDS encoding putative bifunctional diguanylate cyclase/phosphodiesterase, with product MDERSDAEGPPTTGFGPAEARPGGAWPGDDPCPGDAHLTNTRTADACSTGARLTRTRTEPVGGDTPGGDPVSAPGALLGRRTAPGGDADSGTGSADESVNGGGNEASGGGGGGGGGGTGFLAQLLLALICGGYATGAALGWGSREVALFMGDFGLSIAALIASVSCFLYARGNDSHFRPAWLLFSLSSAMAAGGNAVWGWYEVVLDQPVPSPSLADLFFLCFAPPAIVGLLVLAKRPVSKAGWVCLGLDAWLIGGSLLTLSWSLALAHTTHFDGETVAHAALSLAYPLLDIVLVSMVLALHFRRSAGSRTAINSAIAALALTVLCDALFTSPLLRETYRSGQLLDAGWFAGSLLLAYAPWGVRGAAAETAPAQVRPPRPARLSSRPIAGSLAALTPYLAAAVCTLGILYNVIEGRRVDRVVVLTGCTVVLALVVRQGIMLVDNIALAHELAQKENHFRSLVQGSSDVIMIAGPEGTLDYVSPAAAGVYGREADGLVGAELESIIHPDDRGRVKREVRRFLAAPPTEEPTTRIECRFKSGSGDWLNVESTVNRHQGGLILNSRDVTERVRLQAQLQHNAEHDPLTDLPNRALFTERVRQSLSGRRAGDPGTAVLFIDLDGFKGVNDRLGHQVGDELLIHAARRLHDSVRAGDTAARLGGDEFAALILGDGTDDQSAREYQVHEIADRLRLRLSQPYRIEGNDVRVAASIGVAFAEPGITPTDLMRNADLAMYRAKAGGKDRVELYAPQMQADVVRRTELAVRLRAALRDREFALLHQPVVDLATGQISAVAAQARWRSAQGILFTPAEFLRVADDSDRTAELGRWLFEEAVEQAAERGRAGHLVPVTVRLSARWLLDRSMPLGSIETLLTRHGLPSGALLIELADSDPRTSVDELEHRLLALRRLGVRIALDGFGSGYAAINALRRLPVDVLKLDRGLVEGVVESARLHKITAGLLRIACDLGMVSVAEGVDVPEQVLALRAMGCTHGQGMAFSGPLDEYRLRRALVRGEYPLPGAAPLPVLSGGALPVRRTRAATPDMIPRPITRPSMRSNVETPVPPT from the coding sequence ATGGACGAGCGATCCGACGCGGAAGGGCCGCCTACGACGGGCTTCGGACCTGCCGAGGCGCGGCCCGGTGGCGCGTGGCCGGGCGACGACCCCTGCCCCGGCGACGCGCACCTCACCAACACGCGTACCGCCGACGCCTGTTCCACCGGCGCACGCCTCACCCGCACTCGCACCGAGCCCGTCGGCGGCGACACCCCTGGAGGTGACCCCGTGAGCGCCCCCGGGGCGCTCCTCGGCCGCCGTACCGCCCCGGGCGGCGACGCCGACAGCGGCACCGGCAGCGCAGACGAAAGCGTCAACGGCGGCGGCAACGAAGCCAGCGGCGGCGGAGGAGGTGGAGGCGGCGGAGGCACGGGCTTCCTCGCGCAGCTCCTCCTCGCCCTGATCTGCGGCGGTTACGCCACCGGCGCGGCCCTCGGCTGGGGCTCCCGTGAAGTGGCCCTGTTCATGGGCGACTTCGGCCTCAGCATCGCCGCCCTCATCGCCTCGGTCTCCTGCTTCCTCTACGCGCGCGGCAACGACAGCCACTTCCGCCCCGCCTGGCTGCTCTTCTCGCTCTCCTCAGCCATGGCCGCCGGCGGGAACGCGGTCTGGGGCTGGTACGAGGTCGTGCTCGACCAGCCCGTGCCGAGCCCTTCCCTCGCCGACCTGTTCTTCCTCTGCTTCGCGCCGCCCGCCATCGTCGGCCTGCTCGTCCTGGCCAAACGCCCGGTCAGCAAGGCCGGTTGGGTCTGTCTCGGCCTCGACGCCTGGCTGATCGGCGGCTCGCTCCTCACGCTCTCCTGGAGCCTGGCCCTCGCGCACACCACGCACTTCGACGGCGAGACGGTCGCCCACGCCGCGCTCTCCCTCGCCTATCCACTGCTGGACATCGTGCTCGTCAGCATGGTGCTCGCGCTGCACTTCCGGCGCTCGGCGGGCAGCCGTACGGCCATCAACTCGGCCATCGCCGCCCTCGCCCTCACGGTCCTGTGCGACGCCCTGTTCACCTCCCCGCTGCTCCGGGAGACCTACCGCTCGGGCCAGCTGCTCGACGCGGGCTGGTTCGCCGGCTCCCTGCTGCTCGCCTACGCGCCCTGGGGGGTCCGCGGTGCCGCCGCCGAGACAGCGCCCGCGCAGGTGCGGCCCCCTCGCCCGGCCAGACTTTCCAGCAGGCCGATCGCGGGCTCCCTGGCCGCTCTCACGCCCTATCTCGCCGCTGCGGTATGCACCCTGGGGATCCTCTACAACGTCATCGAGGGCCGCCGGGTCGACCGCGTGGTGGTCCTCACCGGCTGTACGGTCGTCCTCGCCCTGGTCGTACGGCAGGGGATCATGCTCGTCGACAACATCGCGCTCGCCCATGAACTGGCCCAGAAGGAGAACCACTTCCGCTCCCTGGTCCAGGGGTCGAGCGACGTCATCATGATCGCCGGACCCGAGGGCACCCTCGACTACGTCAGCCCGGCGGCGGCCGGTGTCTACGGACGCGAGGCGGACGGCCTCGTCGGCGCCGAACTGGAATCGATCATCCACCCGGACGACCGGGGCCGGGTCAAACGCGAAGTACGCCGCTTCCTCGCCGCCCCTCCCACGGAAGAGCCCACCACCCGCATCGAATGCCGCTTCAAATCGGGCTCGGGCGACTGGCTGAACGTGGAATCGACCGTCAACCGGCATCAGGGCGGCCTGATCCTCAACAGCCGCGACGTCACCGAACGCGTAAGACTCCAGGCCCAGTTGCAGCACAACGCCGAGCACGACCCGCTCACCGACCTCCCCAACCGCGCGCTGTTCACCGAGAGGGTCCGCCAGTCCCTCTCCGGACGCCGCGCGGGCGACCCCGGTACGGCGGTGCTCTTCATCGACCTCGACGGTTTCAAGGGCGTCAACGACCGCCTCGGCCATCAGGTCGGCGACGAACTGCTGATCCACGCGGCCCGCCGCCTCCACGACTCGGTACGGGCCGGGGACACCGCCGCCCGCCTCGGCGGGGACGAGTTCGCCGCGCTCATCCTCGGCGACGGCACCGACGACCAGAGCGCCCGGGAGTACCAGGTCCACGAGATCGCCGACCGGCTGCGCCTCAGGCTCTCGCAGCCGTACCGCATCGAAGGCAACGATGTCCGTGTCGCCGCCTCCATCGGAGTCGCCTTCGCCGAGCCCGGCATCACCCCCACCGACCTGATGCGCAACGCCGACCTCGCGATGTACCGCGCGAAGGCCGGCGGTAAGGACCGGGTCGAGCTGTACGCGCCCCAGATGCAGGCCGACGTGGTCCGCAGGACCGAGCTGGCTGTCAGGCTCCGCGCCGCCCTGCGCGACCGTGAGTTCGCGCTCCTGCACCAGCCCGTGGTCGACCTGGCCACCGGGCAGATCTCCGCCGTCGCCGCGCAGGCCCGCTGGCGCTCCGCCCAGGGCATCCTCTTCACCCCCGCCGAGTTCTTACGCGTCGCCGACGACAGCGACCGCACCGCCGAATTAGGCCGCTGGCTGTTCGAAGAAGCCGTCGAGCAGGCCGCCGAGCGCGGCCGGGCGGGCCACCTGGTCCCGGTCACCGTCCGCCTCTCCGCCCGCTGGCTGCTCGACCGGTCCATGCCGCTCGGCTCCATCGAGACCCTCCTGACCCGCCACGGGCTGCCATCGGGCGCCCTGCTGATCGAGCTGGCCGACAGCGACCCCCGTACGTCCGTGGACGAGCTGGAGCACCGGCTGCTCGCGCTGCGCCGGCTGGGCGTACGGATCGCGCTGGACGGCTTCGGCAGTGGTTACGCGGCGATCAACGCACTGCGCCGCCTCCCCGTCGACGTACTGAAACTGGACCGGGGGCTGGTCGAGGGTGTCGTCGAGTCCGCCAGGCTGCACAAGATCACGGCCGGGCTGCTCCGTATCGCCTGTGACCTGGGCATGGTCTCGGTGGCCGAGGGCGTCGACGTACCGGAACAGGTGCTCGCTCTGCGTGCCATGGGCTGTACCCACGGCCAGGGCATGGCCTTCTCCGGCCCCCTGGACGAGTACCGGCTGCGCCGCGCGCTGGTCCGCGGCGAATACCCGCTCCCCGGCGCCGCCCCGCTCCCGGTGCTCTCCGGGGGCGCACTGCCCGTGCGCCGTACGCGCGCGGCGACCCCCGACATGATCCCCAGGCCGATCACCCGACCGTCCATGCGCTCAAATGTTGAGACGCCGGTCCCACCCACTTGA
- a CDS encoding 2-hydroxyacid dehydrogenase, whose protein sequence is MTSDVWLPIQADEIEGLPDNLDYRLWDGADDYPADPADCAFYVVPYMKGAEVARRPLAAMTSVRVVQTLSAGIDDVAPGLGSLPAGVRLCNAKGVHEASTAELTVGLVLASLRGIPGFVRGQDAEEWRAGFYPALADKSVLIVGYGSIGSAIEDRLAPFECARVARVARSARATARGPVHALADLPDLLPGADIVIVSTPLTEETKGLAGAEFLARMKDGALFVNVARGQVADTKALLAELESGRIKAALDVTDPEPLPAGHPLWHAPGVVISPHVGGSTSAFMPRAKRLLAGQLSRHAAGDALRNVVLTTG, encoded by the coding sequence ATGACTTCAGACGTATGGCTGCCGATCCAGGCCGACGAGATCGAAGGACTCCCCGATAACCTGGACTACCGCCTCTGGGACGGGGCGGACGACTACCCCGCCGACCCGGCCGACTGCGCCTTCTACGTGGTCCCGTACATGAAGGGCGCGGAGGTCGCGCGACGGCCGCTCGCCGCGATGACCTCCGTACGCGTCGTACAGACCCTCTCCGCCGGTATCGACGACGTGGCGCCCGGTCTCGGCTCGCTGCCCGCCGGCGTACGCCTCTGCAACGCCAAGGGCGTCCACGAGGCCAGCACCGCCGAACTGACCGTCGGGCTCGTCCTCGCGTCCCTGCGCGGCATCCCCGGCTTCGTCCGGGGCCAGGACGCGGAGGAGTGGCGAGCGGGCTTCTACCCGGCGCTGGCCGACAAGTCCGTGCTGATCGTCGGCTACGGCTCGATCGGCTCCGCCATCGAGGACCGGCTCGCGCCCTTCGAGTGCGCGCGGGTGGCGCGCGTGGCGCGCTCCGCCCGCGCCACCGCGCGCGGCCCGGTGCACGCACTCGCCGATCTGCCGGACCTGCTTCCCGGGGCCGACATCGTGATCGTGTCCACGCCGCTCACCGAGGAGACGAAGGGCCTCGCGGGCGCCGAGTTCCTCGCCCGCATGAAAGACGGCGCGCTGTTCGTGAACGTCGCGCGCGGACAGGTCGCCGACACCAAGGCGCTCCTCGCCGAACTCGAAAGCGGAAGGATAAAAGCCGCTTTGGATGTCACTGATCCGGAACCGCTCCCGGCGGGCCACCCTCTCTGGCATGCTCCGGGTGTCGTCATCAGTCCTCACGTGGGCGGATCCACCTCGGCCTTCATGCCGCGCGCCAAGCGTCTGCTCGCCGGCCAACTCTCCCGCCACGCAGCGGGAGACGCTCTGCGCAACGTGGTGCTCACCACCGGCTGA
- a CDS encoding acetolactate synthase large subunit codes for MTEQATGAHPTPRARNGGPTSATVQHVTGAQSLIRSLEEVGADTVFGIPGGAILPAYDPMMDSTRVRHILVRHEQGAGHAATGYAQATGKVGVCMATSGPGATNLVTPIADAHMDSVPLVAITGQVASKAIGTDAFQEADICGITMPITKHNFLVTKAEDIPRTIAEAFHIASTGRPGPVLVDIAKDALQAKTTFSWPPTQELPGYRPVTKPHAKQIREAAKLITQAKRPVLYVGGGVIKAGATAELRVLAELTNAPVTTTLMALGAFPDSHPLHVGMPGMHGAVTAVTALQKADLIVALGARFDDRVTGKLDSFAPYAKIVHADVDPAEIGKNRVADVPIVGDAREVLADLVQAVQAEHTEGNVGDYSAWWRDLSRWRETYPLGYDQPADGSLSPQQVIQRIGQLAPDDTIYAAGVGQHQMWAAHFIDYEQPATWLNSGGAGTMGYAVPAAMGAKAGRPDRTVWAIDGDGCFQMTNQELVTCALNNIPIKVAIINNGALGMVRQWQALFYNQRYSNTVLHSGPDVAAGGSIEGSDRADDAKPNGGTRIPDFVKLAEAMGCVAMRCESPGDLDAVIAKANSINDRPVVVDFIVHEDAQVWPMVAAGTSNDEVLAARGVRPDFGDSLDD; via the coding sequence ATGACCGAGCAGGCCACCGGGGCCCACCCGACGCCGCGCGCCCGTAACGGCGGACCCACGTCCGCCACCGTCCAGCACGTCACGGGCGCGCAGTCCCTCATCCGCTCTCTTGAGGAAGTGGGGGCCGACACGGTATTCGGCATCCCCGGCGGCGCCATCCTCCCCGCGTACGACCCGATGATGGACTCCACCCGGGTCCGCCACATCCTGGTCCGCCACGAGCAGGGCGCCGGCCACGCGGCCACCGGCTACGCGCAGGCCACCGGCAAGGTCGGCGTCTGCATGGCCACCTCCGGCCCCGGCGCCACCAACCTGGTCACTCCGATCGCCGACGCGCACATGGACTCCGTGCCGCTCGTGGCGATCACCGGCCAGGTCGCGAGCAAGGCGATCGGCACGGACGCCTTCCAGGAGGCGGACATCTGCGGCATCACGATGCCGATCACCAAGCACAACTTCCTGGTCACCAAGGCGGAGGACATCCCCCGCACCATCGCCGAGGCGTTCCACATCGCCTCGACGGGCCGCCCCGGCCCCGTCCTGGTCGACATCGCCAAGGACGCCCTCCAGGCGAAGACCACCTTCAGCTGGCCGCCCACCCAGGAGCTGCCCGGCTACCGCCCCGTCACCAAGCCGCACGCCAAGCAGATCCGTGAGGCCGCCAAGCTGATCACGCAGGCCAAGCGGCCGGTGCTCTACGTGGGTGGCGGCGTCATCAAGGCCGGCGCCACCGCCGAGCTGCGCGTCCTCGCCGAACTGACCAACGCCCCCGTCACCACCACCCTGATGGCGCTGGGCGCGTTCCCCGACAGCCACCCGCTGCACGTGGGAATGCCGGGCATGCACGGTGCGGTCACCGCCGTCACCGCGCTGCAGAAGGCCGACCTGATCGTCGCCCTCGGAGCCCGCTTCGACGACCGCGTCACCGGCAAGCTGGACAGCTTCGCCCCGTACGCGAAGATCGTCCATGCCGACGTCGACCCGGCCGAGATCGGCAAGAACCGTGTCGCGGACGTGCCCATCGTCGGGGACGCCCGCGAGGTCCTCGCCGACCTCGTCCAGGCGGTCCAGGCCGAGCACACCGAGGGCAACGTCGGTGACTACAGCGCGTGGTGGCGCGATCTCAGCCGCTGGCGCGAGACCTACCCGCTCGGTTACGACCAGCCCGCCGACGGCAGCCTCTCCCCGCAGCAGGTCATCCAGCGCATCGGCCAACTGGCCCCGGACGACACGATCTACGCGGCGGGCGTCGGCCAGCACCAGATGTGGGCCGCCCACTTCATCGACTACGAGCAGCCCGCCACCTGGCTCAACTCCGGCGGCGCGGGCACGATGGGCTACGCGGTCCCGGCCGCGATGGGCGCCAAGGCCGGCCGGCCCGACCGCACCGTCTGGGCGATCGACGGCGACGGCTGCTTCCAGATGACCAACCAGGAGCTGGTCACCTGCGCCCTCAACAACATCCCCATCAAGGTCGCGATCATCAACAACGGGGCGCTGGGCATGGTCCGCCAGTGGCAGGCCCTCTTCTACAACCAGCGTTACTCCAACACCGTCCTGCACAGCGGCCCCGACGTGGCCGCCGGCGGCTCCATCGAGGGATCGGACCGCGCGGACGACGCGAAGCCCAACGGCGGCACCCGTATCCCGGACTTCGTGAAGCTGGCCGAGGCCATGGGCTGCGTCGCGATGCGCTGCGAGTCCCCGGGCGACCTGGACGCCGTGATCGCCAAGGCCAACTCCATCAACGACCGCCCCGTGGTGGTCGACTTCATCGTCCACGAGGACGCCCAGGTCTGGCCGATGGTCGCCGCGGGCACCTCCAACGACGAGGTCCTGGCCGCCCGGGGTGTGCGCCCCGACTTCGGCGACAGCCTGGACGACTGA